CGAGAGGGACTGCAAGTGTCTTGTTTTAGGATTGGCTTAAAAGTTCTCAACTATATTTAATGGGAGGGAGGTACGGGACATGATGAAACAGACTATGGATGCCGTATATGAAGACGGAGTCTTCAAACCTATGAAACCTCCTAAACTATCTGAGGGTCAGCACGTTCGTATTAAAATAGAAACTCCTTTTGAAAAAAGTTTCGATGACCTTCTTGAACTGGCTGCAAAGGTCTATGAAGGACTCTCCGCTGACGACATCGACGGCATTGAGAAGATTGCACACGGCCGTCGCGATTTTTTGGGAGATAGAACGGGTGCTTAATATTCCCATTCTATCAACTGAACATCGGAAAATCAATTTGATAATTCGGCTTGCGAGATGTATTTTCGATTATAGATCTCGCTCTGCTTTTAACCGCCCAAACCAAGGAGGAATCATGCTACGAGTAAGCGACCCTTTCGTTCAGAAGTACATCGACTCCGAGTTCGGGCAGCGATGTCTCTACGGAGGCACGCATTGCACGGAGTGTGTGAGGGAAGAGGATAGGGAGATATGGGGAGTCGGTGATGAACCTTCCTCCTCAGCTTATCCGGGCTTAGCGGCTCGAAAGTTCATCAGGGCTCACGAGATCTACGAAGAACTTAGCCTTGCAAGCCCGGCTGAGATTATCGGTGTAGGCATTCTGAAGGAGCTATCTGCTCACACATCAGACAAGACTCGGGATGCTCTCTGGTACGAAGCTCACGGAAGCGGAGGTGGCATCCCCGTCTGCATCAGGCCGTGTATGTGGCTGGCTGGGCAATATGTACTTGATATCGCGATTCTTGAATCCATGCTCCAACGGAAGGAATTGGGCATCGACACCGAAATGCTGTCTCGTTTCTTGGCCAGGATTGCGAAGCACAGGTAATCACCGACATTCCTTATTGCCACTCATAAGTTACTTTAGGAGTAAAATACTATGGATCCCGACCTGATCGCCCACTGGCCGTTCCAGGAAAACCTGAAAGACCATTCCGAAAGCGGCCTGTCCATCCAAAATCACGGCGTTGAAATCGGGGAATCAGGTGGACGAAGAAGCGCCCAATTCAACGGGGAGGATACCTTTCTGGAAGTTCCCTGCGACCTGTCTATAGGGACAGGCGATTTTTCATGCGCTGGATGGATCTATACGGAAAAAACCGAAGTGGTCGGCGATATTCTCAGCCAATTCGATCCGGAAACCCGCCAGGGGTGGCAGATCTCGGTCCTTACCAATACCGGCATGACTTCCACCGCCCAGTCGAATTACCGCAACCTCCACTTCGGCATCGACAACGGGTATCTCGGGTCATGGACCGATTGCGGGCGTCCCGGTCAGGCAGTCAAAATATCTGCACTTTCAACAATAGATGGACACCTGTACGCCGGCACCTTTGAGAATGGCAAAGAAGAGGTCGGCCACCTGTGGCGGTACGAAGGGGAAAAACGCTGGACCGATCTGGGCAATCCAGTGGGATGTAACTCTGTCAACGCAGTCGTCGAATTTCAAGGCGCGCTCTACTGCGCTCTCGGCCGGTATAATAGCATCGGCTCCGCTCTGGGCGATCCCCTGAACACCACACCCGGC
The window above is part of the Gemmatimonadota bacterium genome. Proteins encoded here:
- a CDS encoding DUF104 domain-containing protein, which translates into the protein MKQTMDAVYEDGVFKPMKPPKLSEGQHVRIKIETPFEKSFDDLLELAAKVYEGLSADDIDGIEKIAHGRRDFLGDRTGA